From the Oleiphilus messinensis genome, one window contains:
- the rpmA gene encoding 50S ribosomal protein L27 encodes MAHKKAGGSTRNGRDSESKRLGVKLFGGQQVQAGNIIVRQRGTRFHAGVNVGCGKDHTLFATANGVLKFEVKGPKNRKYVSVVSE; translated from the coding sequence ATGGCTCACAAAAAGGCAGGTGGTAGTACCCGTAACGGTCGTGACTCGGAGTCGAAACGCCTTGGTGTTAAACTCTTTGGTGGTCAACAGGTTCAAGCGGGCAATATTATTGTTCGTCAGCGTGGTACTCGCTTTCACGCTGGTGTAAACGTAGGCTGTGGTAAAGATCACACCTTGTTCGCAACCGCCAATGGCGTGTTGAAGTTCGAGGTTAAAGGCCCGAAAAACCGTAAGTATGTTAGTGTTGTTTCTGAGTAA
- the cgtA gene encoding Obg family GTPase CgtA, with protein sequence MKFVDEATIYVEAGRGGNGCLSFRREKYVPKGGPDGGDGGDGGSVIIKADDGLNTLIDYRYKRKFRAQSGQQGSGRNCTGKKGEDTVLLVPVGTTVVDLDTDEILGDLTAVDQELLVARGGFHGLGNTRFKSSVNRAPRQTTPGKDGEFRNLRLEMKVLADVGLLGMPNAGKSTFIRSVSAARPKVADYPFTTLVPNLGVVRVQSHRSFVVADIPGLIEGASEGAGLGIRFLKHLVRTRLMLHVVDVAPADGSDPVEAVRKIANELEKFSDVLAERERWLVLNKLDLWPEEERAERVEQLVEALGWQGPLYQVSALSGEGTQRLCQDIMRWLEEKAQAEAEDDELAAREQDRRRQLDEDARHRIEEEKEARRARRLAEKGDEWDEDDEDEDDGEVEVFYAP encoded by the coding sequence ATGAAGTTTGTCGATGAGGCCACGATTTATGTCGAAGCTGGGCGCGGCGGTAATGGGTGCTTGAGTTTCCGGCGTGAGAAGTATGTGCCCAAGGGAGGCCCTGATGGTGGTGACGGGGGTGATGGGGGTTCGGTTATTATCAAGGCGGACGACGGGCTGAACACACTTATCGATTATCGCTACAAACGCAAATTTCGAGCTCAATCCGGGCAACAGGGTAGTGGTCGAAACTGTACCGGTAAAAAAGGCGAAGATACCGTACTGCTTGTGCCTGTCGGAACGACGGTTGTTGATTTGGATACAGATGAGATTCTGGGGGATTTGACTGCGGTAGATCAGGAGTTGCTGGTTGCCCGTGGCGGTTTTCATGGTCTCGGCAATACCCGATTCAAGTCCAGTGTTAATCGTGCGCCGAGGCAAACTACGCCGGGTAAAGATGGCGAGTTTAGAAACTTGCGCCTTGAGATGAAGGTTTTGGCGGATGTGGGTCTACTCGGTATGCCTAATGCCGGTAAATCTACATTTATTCGTTCCGTATCTGCAGCCCGGCCAAAAGTGGCGGATTATCCTTTTACTACGCTGGTTCCAAACCTGGGGGTGGTGCGGGTTCAGTCTCACCGTAGTTTTGTTGTAGCAGATATACCGGGCTTGATTGAAGGTGCCTCGGAAGGGGCGGGGCTAGGCATTCGCTTTCTAAAGCATTTGGTGCGAACCCGGTTGATGTTGCATGTTGTCGATGTTGCACCCGCGGATGGAAGTGATCCTGTAGAGGCTGTGCGCAAAATTGCCAACGAACTGGAAAAGTTTAGTGATGTACTGGCAGAGCGGGAACGTTGGTTGGTGTTAAATAAGTTAGACCTGTGGCCTGAAGAAGAGCGCGCGGAGCGCGTTGAGCAGTTGGTGGAGGCTTTAGGCTGGCAGGGGCCGCTGTATCAGGTTTCAGCCCTCTCTGGAGAGGGGACTCAGCGTCTGTGCCAGGATATCATGCGTTGGTTGGAGGAAAAGGCTCAAGCCGAGGCTGAGGATGATGAATTGGCGGCTAGGGAGCAAGATCGTCGGCGGCAGCTTGATGAGGACGCGCGCCATCGTATTGAAGAAGAAAAAGAGGCCCGCAGGGCTCGTCGTCTTGCTGAAAAAGGTGATGAGTGGGATGAGGACGATGAAGATGAGGATGATGGCGAGGTGGAGGTTTTTTATGCGCCTTAG
- the ribH gene encoding 6,7-dimethyl-8-ribityllumazine synthase → MSNIKTYEGNFVNCQGKYAIVVGRFNSFVVESLLDGAIDTLRRHNIAESDIELYRVPGAFEIPVAVKKILETEKYDAVIALGAVIRGGTPHFEYVAGECTKGLGQLALTSGIPVVFGVLTVDTIEQAIERSGTKAGNKGGEAALSAIEMVSLFNSMGK, encoded by the coding sequence ATGTCAAATATTAAAACGTATGAAGGCAATTTTGTGAATTGTCAGGGAAAATATGCCATTGTAGTTGGGCGGTTCAACAGTTTTGTGGTGGAAAGTCTTTTGGATGGTGCAATTGATACGTTGCGACGACATAACATTGCAGAAAGTGATATCGAACTCTATCGGGTTCCTGGTGCATTTGAGATACCTGTGGCGGTTAAAAAAATACTGGAAACAGAGAAGTATGATGCAGTTATCGCGTTGGGGGCTGTTATTCGTGGTGGAACGCCTCATTTTGAGTACGTGGCAGGGGAGTGCACTAAAGGATTGGGTCAACTGGCGTTGACCAGCGGTATTCCTGTGGTATTTGGTGTCCTGACTGTGGATACAATCGAGCAGGCAATCGAGCGTTCAGGCACGAAAGCTGGCAATAAAGGTGGTGAAGCTGCATTGTCAGCAATAGAAATGGTCAGTCTGTTCAATAGTATGGGCAAGTAA
- the rplU gene encoding 50S ribosomal protein L21 encodes MYAVIVSGGKQHRVEEGEVLKLEKIEAETGKTIDFDRVLMVVNGEEVKIGEPVVAGAKVTAEILDHGRHKKVKIVKFKRRKHHMKQMGHRQWYTEVKITGINAG; translated from the coding sequence ATGTACGCAGTAATTGTAAGCGGTGGCAAACAACACCGTGTGGAAGAAGGCGAAGTTCTCAAGCTTGAGAAAATTGAAGCTGAAACCGGAAAAACGATTGATTTTGATCGCGTGTTGATGGTGGTAAATGGGGAAGAAGTGAAAATTGGTGAGCCTGTTGTTGCGGGTGCCAAAGTCACTGCTGAGATCCTGGATCACGGTCGTCACAAGAAAGTTAAAATTGTTAAGTTCAAGCGACGTAAGCACCACATGAAGCAAATGGGGCATCGTCAATGGTACACTGAAGTCAAGATCACTGGTATCAACGCAGGTTGA
- a CDS encoding WS/DGAT/MGAT family O-acyltransferase produces the protein MQQLSELDASFLYLENDHSPMHIGGLYVFDATGREIPFSYEEFERFIEDRLHMASFFRKRLVEVPLKLDHPYWVDDPEFDLGKHMVHTTLDAPDSRDKLNQLACDILKKPLKRDRPLWEVTYLDGLETIPDLPAKSFALVVKIHHAAIDAFSGEDIMGTLLDFSPTPKPVTPSSQWQPNPLPSTMRLLSSAYSSALQTPFRLANMAKETAASTFYSVLLQRLNNLNLPPSLFSAPSTPINTAISDERSIGFFDIPLERIKALKFSIGHDVTINDVVCGICAEALRSYLSRRDALPDSALLAMTPISIRSTNLQSPTGSNVAAMMLSLATDESNPAWRVIRIHDNAVISKTYSQAISAQRLTHVIPSTMTGLAARIYTEFLLAQKHKPIFNVPLTNIPGPQSPLYLNGCKLVDQIGTSPLFDGLGLSVVAISYNGKITFSLTTCPTLIPDVNELLLDFQAALLAIEEASDGLEQLTVPSYEPYNPPSSSLVDMGSALILDVLSLFQNLFSFSKSDNSNPLSDASVPDKPKPNKSK, from the coding sequence ATGCAGCAATTGTCAGAATTAGATGCATCTTTCCTGTACCTGGAAAATGACCACTCCCCAATGCATATTGGGGGCTTGTACGTATTTGACGCCACAGGACGCGAAATACCGTTCAGTTACGAAGAGTTTGAGCGATTCATTGAAGACCGCCTGCATATGGCGAGCTTCTTCCGCAAGAGACTGGTTGAAGTGCCATTAAAGCTGGATCACCCTTACTGGGTGGATGATCCTGAATTTGACCTCGGCAAACATATGGTGCACACCACTCTGGACGCGCCGGATTCTCGGGATAAACTCAATCAACTGGCCTGCGATATTCTAAAAAAACCACTAAAACGAGATCGCCCGCTTTGGGAAGTAACGTATCTGGATGGTCTGGAAACCATACCCGACCTGCCTGCCAAAAGTTTCGCACTGGTTGTGAAAATTCACCATGCAGCGATTGACGCATTTAGTGGTGAAGACATTATGGGTACCCTTTTGGACTTTTCACCAACACCCAAACCGGTAACGCCATCCAGTCAGTGGCAACCCAACCCCCTGCCATCTACCATGCGCCTACTGAGCAGCGCCTACAGTAGTGCGCTACAGACGCCATTCAGACTCGCAAACATGGCTAAGGAAACAGCTGCCTCAACATTTTATTCAGTATTATTGCAACGACTCAATAATCTTAATCTCCCGCCATCATTATTCAGCGCACCTTCCACCCCGATAAACACGGCGATAAGTGATGAGCGCAGCATCGGCTTTTTCGATATTCCACTGGAACGGATAAAAGCCTTAAAATTTTCGATTGGCCATGATGTAACCATTAATGATGTCGTGTGCGGCATTTGCGCCGAAGCACTGCGAAGCTATTTAAGCCGTCGGGACGCGCTTCCGGATTCGGCACTGCTCGCCATGACCCCAATATCGATTCGCTCGACCAATTTACAAAGCCCAACCGGCAGCAACGTTGCGGCCATGATGCTGTCACTGGCCACAGATGAAAGCAACCCGGCTTGGCGTGTGATCCGCATCCATGATAACGCGGTCATCTCCAAAACATACAGCCAGGCGATATCCGCGCAACGCTTGACTCATGTCATACCATCAACCATGACAGGTTTGGCGGCACGAATTTACACGGAATTCTTGCTCGCTCAAAAACACAAGCCCATATTCAATGTTCCACTAACGAATATTCCGGGACCACAGTCACCACTGTATCTCAACGGGTGTAAACTTGTCGATCAAATAGGCACTTCTCCACTATTTGATGGCCTGGGACTGAGTGTTGTCGCGATCAGCTACAATGGAAAAATCACGTTCAGCCTGACAACTTGTCCGACACTCATTCCCGATGTAAATGAACTTCTCTTGGACTTCCAGGCCGCACTACTGGCAATCGAAGAGGCGTCGGACGGCTTGGAACAACTAACCGTTCCTAGCTATGAACCTTACAATCCACCCAGTTCATCTTTAGTGGACATGGGCTCTGCATTGATATTAGACGTGCTCTCTTTATTCCAAAATCTGTTTAGTTTTTCAAAATCCGATAACTCGAATCCGCTATCCGATGCCTCGGTACCTGATAAGCCAAAGCCAAATAAATCGAAATAG
- the thiL gene encoding thiamine-phosphate kinase, whose translation MASEFELIYQYFSDLGRCAQDKADWIVAGVGDDCAIIASTPGYDWLHSVDTLVQGIHFPEAISPESLAQRALAVNLSDLAAMGAEPVAFTLALTLPGCDEGWLRQFARGLQNTSAEYGIRLIGGDTTRGPLSITISVMGVVPSGRAVRRNGAKPGDWVCVSGHLGDAQAGLELLQSNRLAKRKDERYLLDRFHQPSPRLSLGRKLREFASAAIDISDGVVADLGHICRQSECVAELWADAVPLSQPYTKYCAAQGYSSLDRLTRALTHGDDYELCFTISADAWRLCTSGADKLWLSEEGLPVTIIGKILAPEPSGTGVLVRVLDENDANLSLSSSGYQHF comes from the coding sequence ATGGCCAGTGAATTTGAACTGATTTATCAGTACTTTTCAGATCTTGGGCGATGTGCCCAAGATAAGGCTGACTGGATTGTTGCGGGTGTTGGGGATGATTGTGCCATTATCGCGTCGACTCCCGGATACGATTGGCTACATTCGGTAGATACTTTGGTGCAAGGTATCCACTTTCCTGAAGCAATATCGCCTGAGAGCCTCGCTCAACGGGCATTAGCTGTAAATCTTAGCGATTTGGCGGCTATGGGGGCCGAGCCTGTGGCGTTTACACTGGCATTGACTTTACCTGGCTGTGATGAAGGCTGGCTCCGGCAATTTGCTAGAGGTTTGCAGAATACATCCGCTGAGTATGGTATTCGTCTCATAGGCGGTGATACGACAAGAGGGCCGCTTTCCATCACTATTTCTGTAATGGGGGTTGTGCCAAGTGGCAGGGCTGTGCGCCGAAACGGCGCGAAGCCCGGAGATTGGGTGTGTGTGAGCGGACATTTGGGCGATGCTCAGGCAGGATTGGAGCTATTGCAGTCAAATCGGCTTGCCAAACGTAAAGATGAGCGTTATTTGCTCGATCGCTTCCATCAGCCCTCACCCAGGCTGTCTTTAGGGCGTAAATTGCGAGAGTTCGCATCCGCAGCGATTGATATTTCAGATGGTGTGGTCGCAGACTTGGGACATATTTGTCGTCAGTCCGAATGCGTTGCCGAGCTCTGGGCAGACGCTGTGCCACTGTCGCAGCCTTACACAAAATACTGTGCAGCCCAGGGGTACTCCAGCCTTGATCGTCTCACTCGTGCCTTAACTCATGGAGACGATTATGAACTGTGTTTCACGATCAGTGCAGATGCATGGCGTTTATGCACATCAGGAGCCGATAAGCTTTGGTTAAGTGAAGAAGGCTTGCCGGTAACGATAATCGGCAAAATACTGGCACCCGAGCCCTCGGGTACTGGTGTTTTGGTGCGAGTGCTGGATGAGAATGATGCCAACTTGTCGTTGTCATCAAGTGGGTATCAGCACTTTTGA
- a CDS encoding polyprenyl synthetase family protein — protein sequence MQAAQIYELVNEDFEGVNSLINAQLSSNVPMVEKIGQYIVTSGGKRMRPLIVILIANALGYDTQKNALKLAAIIEFLHTATLLHDDVVDASDLRRGKSTANAKWGNAPSVLVGDFLYSRAFQMMVELESMEVMKILAHATNVIAEGEVLQLMNVKNPNVSEAHYMEVIRCKTAMLFQAASHSAAALCHIENQTQSLRDYGLHLGLAFQLIDDVLDYRGDASVMGKNVGDDLAEGKPTLPLIYTMAKGTHAQQELIRGVIRKGGLEDIEDVLAAVTESGALDYTATLARQHSSKAKDCLNSLPDTPYKTALESLCSIAVERSY from the coding sequence ATGCAAGCAGCACAAATCTACGAACTGGTTAATGAAGATTTTGAGGGTGTAAACAGCCTCATAAACGCGCAACTTTCGTCCAATGTCCCCATGGTGGAAAAGATAGGGCAGTATATCGTGACTAGCGGCGGCAAACGAATGCGTCCTCTGATCGTGATTCTCATTGCCAACGCTTTGGGTTACGACACTCAAAAAAACGCACTGAAACTGGCAGCAATCATCGAATTTCTTCATACCGCCACTTTATTGCATGATGATGTGGTTGATGCCTCAGATCTGCGACGCGGCAAGTCTACCGCCAATGCCAAATGGGGTAACGCACCCTCCGTATTGGTCGGCGATTTTCTCTACTCCAGAGCATTCCAGATGATGGTGGAGCTCGAAAGCATGGAAGTGATGAAAATACTTGCCCATGCGACCAACGTCATCGCTGAAGGCGAAGTTTTACAGCTGATGAACGTGAAAAACCCAAATGTTTCCGAAGCGCATTACATGGAAGTTATCCGCTGCAAAACAGCAATGCTGTTCCAGGCTGCATCTCATTCTGCCGCAGCACTATGCCACATCGAAAACCAAACACAATCACTTAGAGACTACGGCTTGCACCTCGGGCTCGCGTTTCAGTTAATCGATGACGTACTGGATTACCGGGGCGACGCAAGTGTGATGGGTAAGAATGTGGGTGATGATCTGGCCGAAGGTAAACCGACACTCCCTCTCATCTATACAATGGCAAAAGGCACGCACGCGCAACAGGAGCTTATTCGAGGCGTTATTCGTAAAGGTGGCCTGGAAGATATCGAGGATGTACTCGCTGCCGTCACAGAATCGGGGGCGCTTGATTATACCGCCACACTGGCAAGGCAACATTCAAGCAAAGCTAAAGACTGTTTGAACTCACTACCCGACACGCCCTATAAAACCGCGCTTGAATCGCTCTGCAGCATCGCAGTAGAACGCAGCTATTAA
- a CDS encoding YccT family protein yields the protein MPHVHKFSAAMFCLILLIVSGCSSNYPVRVYDGPTIPDDQVVVLKVPEDINVISIDGQKMTSYLLENLSIDYYLKPGPHSVVFQYSGIWSVPSVESSDGKANVELIESEYVQLQFSAKPGQHYVLQHETPPSRSSARISATKFKASVVDSNERLIATSGKYVVPTVSSDVVGTEAVTLAHQAGDAQIDVASAQGKTSEQAVQQPQSTQVKLPVSESLPTLDAMKVLWQGASKEEKKAFLKWAFQ from the coding sequence ATGCCGCATGTGCACAAGTTTTCTGCAGCGATGTTTTGTCTGATACTGTTAATCGTGAGCGGCTGCAGTTCGAATTACCCGGTTCGAGTCTATGACGGCCCAACGATTCCGGACGATCAGGTTGTGGTGTTGAAAGTACCCGAAGATATCAATGTAATTTCAATTGATGGACAAAAAATGACGTCATACCTGCTGGAGAATTTGTCTATTGATTATTATTTGAAACCCGGGCCTCATTCCGTCGTTTTTCAGTATTCTGGTATTTGGTCCGTGCCCAGTGTCGAGTCATCTGATGGCAAGGCGAATGTTGAACTGATTGAATCCGAATACGTACAACTTCAATTCAGTGCAAAGCCTGGCCAACATTATGTGTTACAACATGAAACCCCCCCGTCGCGTTCAAGTGCCCGAATATCTGCAACCAAGTTCAAGGCGTCAGTGGTTGACAGCAATGAGCGTTTAATAGCGACTTCAGGCAAGTATGTGGTACCGACTGTGTCGTCGGATGTCGTTGGTACTGAGGCGGTAACATTGGCTCATCAGGCTGGAGATGCGCAAATAGATGTTGCGTCAGCACAAGGCAAGACTAGTGAACAAGCTGTGCAGCAACCTCAGAGTACACAAGTAAAATTGCCGGTTTCAGAAAGCTTGCCCACTTTGGATGCGATGAAAGTATTGTGGCAGGGCGCCTCCAAAGAAGAGAAAAAGGCATTTTTGAAGTGGGCGTTTCAATAA
- the amrB gene encoding AmmeMemoRadiSam system protein B — translation MKVRAAAVSGQFYPEDAGELRGLLEQLLRPPSTAEAGRYRIIIAPHAGYIYSGAVAAAAYRALNTENVTRVAILGPCHRVPVAGMAVPESGEFETPLGRVPVDAEGVDLLVRHGLAERNDLAHEFEHSIEVQIPFLQYVLSGFSIVPVVVGGAAVQVVSQALELLYNSQTLLVVSSDLSHFLSYHKACQIDQSTSDKIIHQDYSLSGEEACGARAVNGVSAWAKRCGFHTELLGLANSGDTAGDKSRVVGYGAYGIG, via the coding sequence GTGAAAGTTCGGGCCGCAGCCGTATCGGGTCAATTTTATCCGGAAGACGCCGGAGAACTGCGGGGGCTGCTTGAGCAGTTGTTACGCCCCCCTTCGACAGCGGAAGCTGGTCGCTATCGAATAATTATTGCCCCCCATGCGGGATATATCTATTCCGGCGCGGTTGCCGCGGCTGCATATCGTGCACTAAATACGGAAAATGTAACGCGAGTTGCAATATTGGGCCCTTGTCACAGGGTGCCTGTGGCAGGTATGGCGGTGCCGGAATCGGGTGAGTTTGAAACGCCTTTGGGGCGAGTACCTGTCGATGCGGAAGGTGTTGATCTGCTGGTTCGTCACGGACTGGCGGAGCGGAATGACCTGGCCCATGAGTTTGAGCATAGCATCGAGGTTCAAATTCCCTTTCTGCAGTATGTGCTATCTGGGTTTTCAATCGTACCGGTTGTTGTTGGGGGCGCAGCGGTTCAGGTGGTCAGTCAGGCTTTGGAGCTTCTGTACAATTCACAGACCCTTCTCGTTGTCAGTTCGGATTTGAGTCATTTCTTGTCCTACCATAAAGCATGTCAGATCGATCAATCTACATCCGACAAAATTATTCATCAAGATTATTCGCTTTCGGGTGAAGAGGCCTGTGGTGCACGTGCGGTAAACGGGGTATCGGCATGGGCAAAGCGGTGTGGTTTTCATACTGAGTTGCTTGGTTTGGCAAACTCGGGGGACACCGCAGGAGATAAGTCTCGAGTTGTGGGGTATGGTGCTTATGGAATTGGATAA
- the nusB gene encoding transcription antitermination factor NusB → MSESKSDNPKNAVAAQRRKARSLALQALYQWQIAGAAVYEIEAEFVVDNDMSKVDVEYFRDLLRGVVSRAPELDEHFCALVNRPVEKIDPIEKALLRMGIYELKYRVDVPYRVVINEAIDLAKKFGGTDGHKFVNGILDKVAPRLRSAERGKR, encoded by the coding sequence GTGAGCGAGTCAAAATCTGATAATCCAAAAAATGCCGTTGCTGCGCAACGGCGTAAAGCTCGAAGTCTGGCTTTACAGGCGCTATATCAATGGCAAATTGCTGGTGCTGCTGTCTATGAGATAGAAGCTGAGTTCGTCGTTGATAATGACATGTCGAAAGTGGATGTGGAATACTTCCGAGACTTGCTGCGAGGCGTGGTGAGTCGTGCCCCGGAATTGGACGAGCATTTTTGTGCACTGGTAAATCGGCCTGTGGAAAAGATTGACCCAATCGAAAAAGCGTTGCTTCGAATGGGGATTTACGAATTAAAATACCGGGTTGATGTACCCTATCGGGTTGTAATCAACGAGGCCATCGATCTGGCTAAAAAATTTGGTGGAACGGACGGCCACAAGTTCGTAAACGGGATTCTTGATAAAGTTGCGCCCCGGTTACGTTCAGCAGAGCGTGGAAAACGATAA
- the amrA gene encoding AmmeMemoRadiSam system protein A, which yields MELDKLIDTDRRTIYELAQQSLWVCVHERRRLSVNIGEFSKALQLMGASFVTLNKGKNLRGCIGTLEARKPLIQDVADHAYAAACQDPRFPPVTENELQDILVSVSVLSPPEDLVVESLAMLKQKLESDKPGLILRYGPHGATYLPSVWEQVEDSSDFIGSLMQKAGLPSDFWSDQILWQTYRVNYIQAQDFK from the coding sequence ATGGAATTGGATAAACTGATTGATACAGATCGGCGAACCATCTACGAATTAGCACAACAAAGCCTTTGGGTTTGTGTGCACGAGCGTCGTCGTTTGAGCGTGAACATCGGTGAGTTTTCAAAAGCATTGCAACTTATGGGCGCGAGCTTTGTTACTTTGAACAAAGGTAAAAATCTCAGGGGGTGTATTGGCACGCTTGAAGCACGAAAGCCACTGATTCAAGATGTTGCGGATCATGCCTATGCTGCCGCATGCCAGGATCCCAGATTTCCTCCGGTGACGGAAAATGAGCTACAGGATATTCTGGTGTCGGTCTCAGTGCTTTCACCGCCTGAGGATCTAGTTGTAGAGTCTTTAGCGATGCTGAAGCAAAAGCTGGAATCCGACAAGCCTGGTCTGATATTGCGTTATGGCCCCCATGGCGCAACCTACCTGCCATCCGTTTGGGAGCAGGTGGAGGATTCGAGCGATTTTATTGGCTCATTAATGCAGAAGGCGGGACTGCCATCTGACTTTTGGTCTGACCAAATTCTGTGGCAAACCTATCGGGTGAACTATATCCAGGCTCAAGACTTTAAGTGA
- a CDS encoding DUF6316 family protein yields the protein MGIERRAGDKGDIPFRSSRFFCVGSKWYFSTREGFDSGPYSDRTRAELGLQRFLHVVNMLPGASRFNQ from the coding sequence GTGGGAATAGAACGCAGAGCAGGCGATAAGGGAGATATACCGTTCAGAAGCAGCAGGTTTTTCTGTGTTGGCAGTAAATGGTATTTTTCGACCCGTGAAGGCTTTGATAGCGGCCCTTACTCAGACCGGACTCGGGCCGAACTCGGGCTGCAGCGCTTTTTGCATGTTGTAAACATGCTTCCCGGCGCTAGCCGCTTCAATCAGTAG
- the ribBA gene encoding bifunctional 3,4-dihydroxy-2-butanone-4-phosphate synthase/GTP cyclohydrolase II — protein sequence MALNTIEEIIEDIRQGKMVILMDDEDRENEGDLIIAAEQIRPEDINFMVKHARGLVCLTLTRERCQFLGLGPMVQANNSQFSTAFTQSIEAADGVTTGISAADRAHTVRVAVGRNSQPEDIVQPGHIFPIMAQPGGVLSRAGHTEAGCDLARLAGYEPSSVIVEIMNEDGSMARRPDLEAFAETHGLKIGTIADLIHYRVMNECTIEKMEEHELETEYGTFRFTDYKDTIQGFNHLVLSMGDIQADDPVLVRVHIADTFRDLLGARRPGTSSWPIHRALQKISEEGKGVLVLLNDGNASGDIEDRIKDYFSPGAKTSGSASTSAYLTVGTGSQILRDVGVGKMRLLSAPMKFTALSGFDLEVTEYIPYESD from the coding sequence ATGGCGTTGAATACGATTGAAGAAATTATTGAAGACATTCGTCAGGGTAAGATGGTTATTCTGATGGATGATGAAGATCGCGAAAATGAAGGTGATCTGATTATCGCGGCAGAGCAGATTCGGCCCGAAGATATAAATTTCATGGTCAAGCACGCTCGTGGTCTGGTGTGCTTGACGCTGACCCGCGAGCGATGCCAGTTTCTTGGTTTGGGGCCAATGGTGCAAGCCAATAATTCCCAGTTTTCAACTGCGTTTACGCAATCAATTGAAGCGGCGGACGGGGTTACAACCGGGATCTCTGCGGCAGACCGTGCTCATACCGTTAGAGTCGCTGTGGGTCGAAATTCGCAGCCTGAGGATATTGTTCAGCCAGGCCATATCTTCCCAATTATGGCGCAACCAGGCGGCGTACTCAGTCGAGCAGGTCACACTGAAGCGGGTTGTGATCTGGCAAGGCTTGCAGGCTATGAACCCTCTTCGGTAATTGTCGAGATAATGAATGAAGATGGCTCTATGGCTCGACGGCCTGATTTGGAAGCATTTGCGGAAACCCACGGTTTAAAAATCGGTACCATTGCGGACCTTATTCATTATCGGGTGATGAATGAGTGCACCATTGAGAAAATGGAAGAGCATGAACTGGAGACTGAATATGGTACTTTCCGTTTCACGGACTATAAAGATACCATCCAGGGGTTCAATCACTTGGTATTGAGTATGGGGGATATTCAGGCTGATGACCCGGTGTTGGTAAGAGTGCATATTGCCGACACCTTTAGAGATTTATTGGGTGCTCGTCGCCCCGGAACGTCGAGTTGGCCGATCCATCGAGCCTTACAGAAAATTTCTGAAGAAGGTAAAGGGGTACTGGTGTTATTGAATGATGGTAATGCCAGCGGTGATATTGAGGACAGAATCAAAGATTATTTTTCTCCCGGAGCCAAGACCTCTGGTAGCGCCAGCACTTCAGCCTATTTGACCGTGGGTACGGGGTCTCAGATTTTGAGGGACGTCGGTGTTGGAAAAATGCGCTTGTTAAGTGCGCCTATGAAATTTACAGCATTGTCTGGTTTTGATCTGGAAGTCACAGAATACATTCCGTATGAATCTGATTGA